Below is a genomic region from Rouxiella chamberiensis.
TCGGTCAGATAGACGCGGATGGTGACCAGCTGGTCGGGGCGGGCGTTGGCGTTGAGATTGATGCTGCGCAGCGTTACCAGCGTCCCTTCGCCCATGCGCAGCACTTTTGGCCGAATGCTCTCTCCGGCCAGCGCTTCGCGCACGTTGTCGGGCAGCACCGGCGTACTGTTAATCCACTTTTCACTTTCCGGCAGGGAGTAATCGAGGTGCAGCCAGCAAGGTTTTTCGGCGCTGGCCACGCATTGCTGATTTATTTCGTTGACCCCGCCCTTTCCGTCCAGTTGATACGCGTATACGGCGTCTGACACTTGCAGTTCTTCACCCTTGATGACATCCACAATATTTCTCACTTTCCCGTTTAATTATTATCAGTTTAGCGGTAACTCTTTGAAGTACCAATACATCGGCGATGCCGCCTCCTGCATGAGGCGGCAGACAGAGGCCATAATGATGCCATGCCCGTGCCGATAAGTGGTGTGCCGCGCGGGCGAGAGTGTATCAAAATGTGCGGACATGGCGGGCTGTTTCGCGAAAAGAGGTCAGGCCGAGATTAGGGAAAGACAAAACGAAATGCGCATGAGAAGTCGCATGCGGCGGGCTCTGACATATTTTCTTTCATTGAACAAATAGACGCTGAGTTACTAATTCATACACTACTGCCATGAGGTTTCGCTCATTGCCGACACAACTGTCCTTTTCTATCAGGTAAAACAATAAAATGAAAAAAATGCTTCTGTCATTGCTGGTTCTGGGATCAATGACCCAGGCCGTCCACGCGGCCGAGATGATCGGAAATTACACGGCGGCGGGTTATACCCACTGCGGCGGCATGAAAGTGCTGACCAGCGCGATAACCAGTCAGGATACCATGGTGCTGCAAATCACCGATCCGAAAACCAACGCCAGCCAAATCTACTTTGGAAACCGTACCGAAGACGAAAGCGACAAAGTGAAGTACACCCTGTCGACGTATAATGCGGACACCAAAACCTTCACGCCGGACCCGTCCAACACTACGGTCAATTTCGGTATCAATGAAAGCCCTGCGGGCAGCAAGGGCGCAGAGCTGTATCATTTGACGATGGCCGGTCAGCAATATAGCTGCACGCCGTATACCGTTTTCGATCCGCTGGCCAAGAAGTAATTCCCACTTTCGACGCGCAAGCCCCTTCCGTGTTTGACAGGGGCTTGTTGCCGCAGGCCGGTTAATCGCCCGTTGCCTGAAGATCAATGACCCCCGCATGAAACGCTAGTCCGGGCACCACGTCTTTCGACAACCAGGTCGGCCCGTCGAGATCGATAAACTTCGCGCCTACGGTTAACGGCAGTGCGGCCCGCACCGCACGCGAGGTGCACAACATGCAGCCCAGCATCACCTCCAGACCCTGCGCCTTCGCCGCCGACGCCAGCGCCAGCGCCCCGGTCAATCCTCCGGTTTTATCCAGCTTGATATTGACCATGTCGTAGCGCCCGACCAGCTGCGCCAAATCATCAACCGTATGACAGCTTTCGTCGGCACAGATGGGGAGCGGATGAATAAAGTTGGCCAGCGCCTCGTCGTGTCCGGCGGCGAGCGGTTGCTCGAGCATCAGCACGCCAAGATCCGCAAGCAACTGACAGCGTGACGCCAGCCCTTCGCTTTGCCAGGATTCGTTGGCATCGACAATCAGCGAGACATTGGGCGCAACGCTGCGAATGGCGACCATTCTTTCCGTGATGAAATGATCGTCGAGTTTGACCTTGAGCAGGGTCACGCCATTTTGCTGATGGGCAAGTGCGGCCTGCGCCATAGCCTCGGGGGTATCGATACTCAGGGTTTGCGCCATGCTGATACACGCCAGCGGCGTCATCTGGTTAAGCTGCCACAGGGTTTGCCCGCGCTGCTGCTGCTCAAGACTCCATAGCGCCGAATCGATGGCATTGCGCGCGGCGCCCGCAGGCAGCAGCGTTTGCAGGGTCTGGCGGTCAACGCCCTGCTGGATCCGCCCACTTATGGCCTCAAGTTCTGCCATCACCGAAATTTCACTTTCTCCATAGCGCGGGTACGGCGTGCATTCGCCGATGCCCACCACGCCGTCTTCTTCGATTTCTACCACGATAACGCGCGCTTCGGTACGACTGCCGCGAGCAATAACAAAAGCCGTATGTAGCGGCCAGGCTTCAGGATAAAAGCGTACGCTTCTCATTCACCACTCCATGAAAACGCCTTCGGGCACAATGCGGGGAGGCTTTTGTCAGTATAGACAGTGAGATGGCCGAATATGGCAGAAAGCGCAGAATTCCGCGCTTTTTCGGCATTCGGCATAATCCGCAACTTGCCGCCGAGACATAAGCAGTTTGTGCGGCCATAAGCGGGTAATCGCACCGGTCTTTTCTTTCCTGCGGCATTATGATGGTCGACAATATTGCATTCCATTTAACAGGAGTCGGCCATGTTCAATTTTGATTTCTATAATCCCACTCGCGTTTTGTTTGGGGCCAATCGTATTGGCGACATCGGCAAGCATATTCCCGCCAATGCCCGGGTATTAATCACCTACGGCGGCGGAAGCGCCAAAAAGTACGGCACGCTGGATGAAGTGCAGGCCGCATTGGGTGACCGCGTCACGTTTGAATTTGGCGGTATCGAAGTGAACCCGCATTTCGATACACTGATGAAGGCCGTCGAGGTAGTAAAAGAGAACAAGATAGATTTTCTGCTGGCGGTCGGCGGCGGATCGGTTGTGGATGGCACCAAGTTTATCGCGGCGGCGGCCTGTTATGAGGGCGATATCTGGCCACTCTGGTCGAAACGTCAGCCTCTCGCCAGGGCGCTCCCGCTGGGCTGTGTCATGACCCTGCCCGCAACCGGCTCCGAAACCAACCATGTGGCCGTAGTGACCCACACCGGGCTAGGTCAGAAAACCGGTTACAGCGACCCGCTGCTGTTCCCGAAATTTTCCGTGCTGGATCCGACCAAAACCTACACGCTGCCTGTCACGCAGGTCGCCAATGGCGTCGTCGATGCCTTTATCCACGTTATCGAGCAGTATCTGACCTATCCGGTATACGGCAAAGTGCAGGACCGTTTCGCCGAAGGCATTATGCTGACTCTACTCGAAGAAGGGCCGAAGGCGCTGCACGATCCTGAAAACTATGACGTGCGCTCGGCCATTACCTGGTCCGCCACGCTTGCGCTCAACGGTCTGATTGCCGTCGGTGTGCCGCAGGACTGGGCCACGCACCGTATCGGCCACCAGCTCACCGCGCTTTACGGCATCGATCACGCCCAGACGCTGGCAATTTTGCTCCCCAGCCTGTTGCAGGTTCAGCGCGACGGGAAAAGGCAAAAACTGCTGCAATATGCAGAGCGGGTGTGGAATATCCAGACGGGCGACGAGGACAGCCGCATCGATGCCGCGATTGCCAAAACGCGCGAATTTTTTGAATTGATGGGCCTGAAAACGCAGCTTGGTGCGCTGGGTCACCCTAAAACCGCAATCGACGATATTCTGGAGAATCTCCAGCGCTTCGATATGCTGCCGATGGGTGAGCGGGAAGATATTGATTTCGACCGCGCCAAAACCATTTTGACACTGAGCTATTGAGCCGCATAAACCTCGCCGTTACTGCGGCAGGCGGAGGCGTTGTTCAAAGGCCACCTGTCTGCCGTCTGTAATGGACACGGTAATTTCTGCGGTATCGCCCTGTTCGAGCCTAAACTGCATGTTCGACAGGGCCACATCATTGTTGGCGGCTATCACGATATTGCCCTGCTGCTGGCTGGTACTGCTGCCCGCCTGCGTCTGTTTTTTAAAACGAACAAGCACCCGGCAGGCGCACTCTGTGGTGAGATGCGCCATAGGTGTCACTGTGTACCGCTGCCCCTGCTGTTGATGAACAAACCACAAAGGCTGGCTCAATACGGCGGCTATCAACATTGAAACCATCGGGTAACCTCCATAAAAAAACAGGGCGTGGCCCTGTTTTTTTAGTTACGTTGAACGCGCATTAGCGTTGCAATGCATAGGCTCTGTTGCCATTACCAACCTGCTCGACATTGACCAGACTGCTGTTGGCGCTTTGTGTCGAGGTCACAAAGTTACCGGAACCACTCTGGCTAATCAGCAGTTTGCTCTTGTCGCCGGTTTGCAGGGCATCGGCGTAGTTATAGTTACCGTGCTGGTCGACGGTCAGAATGCTTCTGTCGCCCTGCTGTGCCGTGGAGGCGGTATTGTGATTGCCGTACTGATTGATATCGGTCAGCGAGTTTCTGCGCCTGAGTCTGCGCTGCGTTAGCCACGTTGTGCGAGCCTTCCTGATAAATCTGCAATTCGGAGCCCCAGGAGGTCGCCTGGAATACCGGTGCCGAAGAACCGCCGCCCGGTCCGCCGAATTCTGCCGCCATCGTTGTACCACTAAAGACCAGCGCGGATACTGCCATTATTTTCCACAGTTTCATGATGCTACCCCATAGGTTTGAGATTTGATGGTTATGTTGGACTGCCTTGACGACTAACGCTGCGTCACTTTTATTGCCATTCCTGACGCGTTTTGTACGATCCCGGCCGAGCGGTCCGTACCACTTTGGCTTATTTGCGCCACGTTTCTCCTGCCCTTCTGGGCGATTAACGCGGTGTTGCCAAATCCTTGCTGCTCCACCGATGCCGAATTCCCGCTGCCGCCCTGAGCAACCAGCGCTGTGTTATCGTCACCGGACTGATGAATATCGAGAGTATTTCCACTGCCTCTTTGACTAATGACGGCCGTATTATCATTTCCTCGCTGGCCAATAAGCGCCTGGTTGCCGTAACCTGCCACGAGTTTTTCAAAGCCCGGATTGCTCATTTCGTTTTGCTGCGTAAATGTCTCCGAAGAGGCCAAATCGCTTTGCTGGGAAAATACAGAGGGCGCGAACAGACTGGCGGTTAAAAAAAGTGCCGTCACCCTGCCTTTTATCATGTATTCGTTTATACCTTTCATGACTCCCGCCTATATTATTTCGGGTCGTTAATGACATTATGCATAGCGCCATAAAAAATAAACTCATCGTTAAGTGGTATTTTTTATAGTTACTCATACGAAAGCATGAGAATAATGCCACTGTTTTTTGTTAGGAATAATTCGATTAAATCATTACCAGGCAAAGTAATTAAGCCCAAGTCAGAATAAAGCCGCCTCTTTTATAACTCCCACTGATGATTCAAGAAAATTTATTTGTGATTACGGTCAAAAATATCAGCTTAGGAATATTGCCAGCGCTTTAATATTACTGAACATAGACGATTAACCAAACGAATAAATCCTAAAGAAAAAGATTTAAAAAAAGAACACTTAAAATATAAATACGCATTAAATTCAAGGGAATAAAACCTTAGCCTCTCATTTTACCTTCACCCTTTCCTTGCCGGTCGCTTTTTACACGTTAAAAGGGCTTATGAGTTAATCTTTATCGGTTGCCTGCCCCCTCTTGATTTCAAATACAGCCGCGCTAAATTGATAAGACAGCGGCGGGTATGAATACCCAATGCGCAATAACAAGATAGAAAGACGCTTGCACCAGGGAATTTACACAGCAGATAACTCATCGTCTTTTTCCTGCATTCGAGAAAGCGATGACTTATCTAATTAGGATACACGCAATGATGACTCCAGAAACGACACCGTCGAATAAAGTATTGCTGCTGGTCACCAAACCTTCTCTTCAGTCTTCGGCCTTGTTGATCCAGTTAAGCTATAAACTCGGCATTAATACGAAGTTACACCATATCAATAAACCTCTGGATGTTCCGATAACGGATGAAATACTGGTTATTTTTGATATTGCGCAGGCAGACAAAAAAATGGCGATTCACTGGCAAACGGCGCTTTCGCAATATCACGCGCAGGTGAAAACATTGCTTTTGAATGCGCCGGAGGATTACCCCTTTTATGAAATCGAACGCTGGCCCACCATCAGCGCCGTATTTTATCCCTCGACGGGCGAAACGCAGCTGACGGATGGCATTAGCAGTGTATTGCGTGACGAATGCTACTTTTCGCCCCGTTTTACCCGCTATCTGGTCAATCAATCGGGGCAGCACCGCTATATCAATTATGAACAGACCGGTATTACCCAACGTGAAAGCGAGATCCTGAATAAACTGCGCATGGGGGCGTCGAACCATGAAATCGCCCAACTGCTGTTTATCAGTGAAAACACGGTAAAAACCCACCTCTATAACCTGTTTAAAAAAATAGCCGTTAAAAACCGTACGCAGGCCGTGACCTGGGCCAATGAAAATCTCAGGCGGTAGCTCATGAAAAGCAGCGTAATCATGTTGTTGCTGTGGGGACTATTAAGCGGCATGGGCGCACAGGCGGCGAATATCAAGGACATTCGCGACCCCGGACTCATCACCGACCATACCGTAAGCGCGGTGGGTCATGATTTCTATCGACTTTTTACCGACCGCTGGGAAAAAATCTTCCGGAAACCATGACGATAAGCGAACGGCCCAGCGCACGTTGGGGCAGTTGGATAACCATAAAAGTCGGTCAGGATTTACTGTATCAAACGTTGTTATTTCCGAACCGGCATAATTTTGGCAAAGAGGTCGACACCGCCGTGCAAAGCGTCGGTGAGGCATTATCGAGACGGCAAATAGATAAAACACTTCTGGGTACCGGCGATTTGTCCGGTGATGAATTTTAAGGGGAACATCATGAAAATATTCCTGATAGCACTATCGGCTCTACTCTTTTCTCCGCTGTCGTGGGGAGGAAATATGGTCTTTCAGTTCGTAAACCCCAATTTCGGCGGTAATCCTAATAACGGTTCTTTTCTGCTTAATGAGGCCAATGCCCAGAACTCTTATAAAGATCCTGACGCCTACGATTTTGATACTTCAACGCCCAGTGCATTGGATAATTTCAGTACCGCACTGCAATCTCAATTACTGAGCGGGTTGATGGGCAATATCAGTCAGGGCAAACCGGGCCGTCTGGTCACTCAGGACTTTATTGTCGATGTGCAAAATACCGACGGCCAACTGGTCATGAACGTGACCGACCGCTCCACCGGCAAAACCTCCACCATTCAGGTTCAAGGTCTTACGGCGACCAATTGACTCACCACAGGATAATAAGAATATGCGTAATGCTTACCTCTTGATTGCCGCTTTACTGCTTGGCGGTTGTGTGACCTCTGCGCCCAGGGAAGCGGCAAAGCCGACTCTGTTACCGCGTGCGCAGAGTTATAAAGACCTGACTCATCTGCCACCGGCAAAAGGCCGCATTTTTGTGTCGGTTTATAATATTCAGGATGAAACCGGCCAGTTCAAACCTTATCCCGCCAGCAACTTTTCAACCGCCGTTCCGCAGAGCGCCACGGCCATGCTGGTGACGGCACTTAAAGATTCGAAATGGTTTATTCCGCTGGAACGTCAGGGACTGCAAAACCTGCTGAACGAGAGAAAGATTATTCGTGCCGCCCAGGAAAATGGCAGCGTGGCTATCAATAATGCCCGTCCGCTGTCGTCATTGATTGCCGCCAATATTCTGATTGAAGGTTCGATTATTGGTTACGAGAGCAATGTGAAATCGGGCGGTGCCGGTGCGCGTTATTTCGGCATCGGTGCCAGCACGCAATATCAACTGGATCAGATAGCCGTAAACCTGCGTGCGGTGGATATTAATACTGGTGAAGTGCTCTCTTCCGTCAACACCAGCAAAACCATTCTTTCCTACGAGTTTCAGGCCGGGGTCTTCCGCTTTGTCGATTATCAGCGACTGCTGGAGGGCGAAGTCGGTTTCACAACCAATGAACCTGTCATGCTGTGTCTCATGTCGGCGATTGAAACGGGCGTCATTTACATGATTAATGACGGTATCGATCGCAATCTGTGGCAATTGCAAAACAGCGCCGACAGCCGCTCGCCTATTCTCGATAAATACAAACAGATGCAGGTGCCGATGTCCTGATTTCATCGTGCATAATAGCCATCGCCCCCGCATTCTCGCGCTGGAATGCGGGGGCGATGGATTGTCTGCCGCTATTAAAGAAATATTACTCTCAGGACATAATCAGGCCGCCATCGATATTAATCGTCTGACCCGTAAGATACCGTGCATCGTCAGAGGCCAAAAAGGCCACCAGTCCTGCGACATCGTCCGGCTGTCCCGCACGTTTCAGGGGAATATTTTGCACCCACTCCGCCATCAACTCGCCTTTGCCATAACGTTTTTCCTCGGTACCGAGGATTTCGCCCCACACCCTGTCGTTATAGTCCCACATCTCGCTTTCGATAATGCCGGGGCAGAACGCGTTGACGGTTATATTGTAGGGGGCGAGTTCCAGCGCCAGACTCTGGGTAATGCCGATGACGCCCATCTTGCTTGCCGCGTAGTGCGGCGTATAGATAAAGCCCTGACGTCCCTGCCCCGACGAAGTGTTGATAAGACTGCCGGATTGTTGTCTGACCATGATTTTTGCCGCCTCGCGACAGCACAGCCATACGCCGGTGGTATTGACCGCCAGCACGCGTTCGAAATCCTCCTTGGGCATGCTGTCGAAGTGATCGATGGTTATCACCCCTGCGTTTCTGTATCGATACATCCACCCTGCCGAATTTCTCCACGGCCTGACGGTAGAGGCTCTGCACCTGCGGCTCGTCGGTGACATCCACCTGGAGCGGCAGAATGGCCACGCCGTATTTCTCGTGCAGCGCCTCGGCCGTGTCAAATACGCGCTCGGCATTGGAGACCATCACCAGATTTGCGCCGTCGCGGGCGAAACGCTCGGCGATGCCCGCACCGATGCCGCGACAGGCTCCGGTAATCACCACGGTTTTACCACTGAAATCTCTGTTCATTATTATTCTCCTGAAAATGGGGGGCGTGAAGTCGTCAAGGTGCGGGCAACGGCGGTTTTCCAGCCTTGCCACTCACGTTGCAGCAGCGCATGCCGTTCGGCATTGGGCGTAAAGACATCGTGCTGCGGTAACAGGGCCAGCAGCTGGGCGTCATCCAGATTATCGAGCGCGCGACGCGCCAGCAGGCCAGCACCCAGCGCCGACAGCTCCGGCGTATTGCTGCGCAAGACCTCGCAGCCGAGCAGATCCGCCTGAAACTGCATCAGCCACGGGTTGCGCGTCGGGCCGCCGTCGACCATCAATGACGCCAGATGAAAGTCGGGATGCAGGCGCATGGCATCAATGACGTCGGCAATCTGGTAGGCAATGGATTCCAGCGCCGCACGAATCAGATGCGCACGGTCAACGCCTCGGCTCAACCCGCTTATCGCCCCGCGCGCCTGACCGTCCCACCACGGCGCACCCGCACCGGTCAGCGCCGGAACGAAATAGACCCCGAGCGTTGACTCCACGCTGGCCGGTAACTCGTTCAGCGCCCGCGCCAGGGTTTCCCCTTGCCGTCGGTCAGGCCCGTAATCTGCGCCATCCACGCCACCGCATCGCCGGTATGAGGAATGTTGCCCTCAAGCCCGTACACCACGCGCTGTCCGTCGTGCCAGGCCACGGTAGTGGCCAGCTGCGTGATGCTGCTTTCGGGTTGTGCGATGGGTGCCATGACCGACGAACCGGTGCCGTAGGTTGCCTTTACGCCCCCGGCTTCGCCCAATCCGTGCCCATAGAGCGCGGCGTGCGAATCGCCGACCATGGCGAGAATCGGAATGCCGTCGGGAATGCCGTCAAGATGATAAGTGGTGCCAAACAGGCCGCTGGAAGGACAGATTTCCGGCAGCGCCGCACGCGGAATACCAAACAGCTCGAGCATCTCGCTGTCCCAGTCGCCGCTGTGCAGGTTCAGGAGTTGGGTGCGGGCGGCATTTGAAGTATCACATCGAAAAGCCCTGCCTCCCGTGAGATTCCACAATAGCCAGGCATCGACAGTACCGAGGCAGATTTCCCCCGCCTCCGCCTGCCGATAGCCGTCCGGTAAACTGTCGAGAAGCCAGCGCATTTTCGAGGCCGAAAACAGCGGCGCTATCGGCAGCCCGGTCACTTCGCGAATTTTCTGTTCCTGATTATCGCTGCGCAACTGTTCACAAAACGCGGCACTGCGGGAACATTGCCAGGTGATGGCAGGACCAATGGGTTCGCCGCTGCTCTGATACCAGCCCATCGCCGTTTCGCGCTGATTGCTTATCGCAAGTGCCGCAATACGTTCTGCGCCGACATTGGCTATCACTTCGCGCAGTACCGTCAGCGAGGCGTCAATCAGCACTTCGCCGCGCTGCTCGACCCAACCGGCCTGCGGCGTCTGCACCTGCAAGGGCCGCGACGACTGGGCAATGACTTTGCCCTGCCCGTCAATCGCTACCGCCTTGGCATTGCTGGTGCCTTCATCAATGGCCACAATCACGTCACGGGGTTCAGACATGCTTCACCTCAGAGAGCGGTTGAGCCGCCTGCAACTTTTTTCGTGGCGACGCATCAGCGTAACCTTGCTTTGCAGACGTTGCTGGAACTGATCGATAACTACCGCCGTCACGATAACCAGACCTTTGATAACCATTTGCCAGAATTCGCTGACGCCGAGCATGACCAGCCCGTCGGCCAAGAACACAATCACGAAGGCCCCGATAATCGAGCCAAAGACCCGCCCGCGCCCGCCTGCGAGCGCCGTCCCGCCGAGCACGGTGGCCCCGATGGCGTCCATTTCGAACATGTTGCCGGTCATCGGGTGCGCGGTTTGCAGCTGCGAAGCCACGACCAGCCCGACCAGTGCGGCACAGAAACCGGAAAAGGCATAAACGAAAATCTTCACTTTCGAAATCGGCACACCGGCCAGTCGCGCCGCCGATTCATTGCCGCCAATCGCATAGATATAGCGGCCAAGCGGCGTTTTCTTGGTCAGGTAAATTCCGAGCAGTACGACGGCCACCATCAGCCAGATTGGGTTGTAAACACCCAGAAAGGTGCCGGAACCCAGCAGCGAAAAACCGGTGTTGCCGAGTGGTTCAACGCCGTTCAGATTCGGAAAGGTTTTGCCGTCGGTAGTTAAAAGCGATGCACCGCGCGCGACATACATCATGCCCAGAGTACAGATAAAGGGGGCGACGCCGAGTTTGGTAATGACCAGCCCGTTGACCGTACCGATAAGAATACCGGCAATGGCGACCACGCCAATTACCTCGAACACGTTGAGAAACAGCAGGTTGTCGCCCCATAGCGGAATACCGAATGAAAGCAGCGCGCCGCCAATCATCCCGCAGATCCCGGCTACTGCCCCGACCGAGAGGTCAATGCCACCGGTCAAAATGACCAGCGTCATGCCGACTGCCAGCAGACCGGTAATCGCCACGTGCTGGGTCATGATTAACAAGTTGGAGGTGGTGATAAAGTTCGGCACCATCGTGCTGAAGAACGCGACCACGATCAGTAAGGCAATAAAGGTGCGCGCCTTGAGTAAGTACATGTAAACAAGATATTTTTGACTTTGCATAGCCTGTCCTTAATCTTAATCGTGGGGAGTCGAGGCGCGGATCAGTTTTTCTCTGTCCACCTCGGCGCGCGGGATATCGGCGGTGATTTTGCCGTCCGCCATGACGATGACCCGGTCGGCGAGTTGCATCACTTCATCCAGTTCGGAGGAGGAGAACATCACCGCCAGACCCTGCTGCGCCATTGCGCCAATCAAGTGGTAAACGTCGGTTTTGGCCCCCACATCGATGCCACGGGTCGGCTCATCCAGGAAAACCACTTTCGGGTCGGTCATCAATGCCTTGGCAATCACTACCTTTTGCTGATTGCCGCCGCTCATGGAGGTCACGGGTAAATCGGCATCGCCGACCTTGATCGACAGTTTGCCTATCATCTGCTGTACCGCCTGATTCTCGGGCTGTTCGCGAATAGGCAGCAGGGTCTTGAGAAAGCTTTTGCTGCATAAACGTGACAGTGTCATGTTTATCTTGATCGACAGCAGTTGAATGAGGCCTTCGGCCTGCCTGTCTTCGGGCACCAGCGCCATGCCGTGTTCGAGACGATAGGCAAAGGGCGTGTGTTCCATCCTGCTGCCCTTGAGACGGATTTCACCGCTATCTTGTTTCATCAGGCCAATCAGGGTCTTGAACAGCTCCGTTCGCCCTGCGCCCAGCAACCCGTAGACGCCGACCACTTCCCCCTGATGCAGGGTCAGGCTGACATCGTTCAACGAATAACCGCCGTTCTGATGCAACAGCGTCAGGCCGCTCGCCTGTAGCACCGTGTCGCCTTTTTCGGCGCAGCGATAGTCAAAATGCTTCTCTTTTTCCCCAACCATACTGCTGATAATCCACGGAATATTGACCTGACTGACCTCCTGCTCGGCCACGAACTTGCCGTCGCGAAATACGGTGATGTGATCGCCAATTTCCATCAACTCTTCCAGACGATGCGAAATGTAGATAATGGTGACGCCACGGCGCTTTAGCTGTTCAATTACGTTAAACAACACCTTGACCTCGGACTGGCTCAGCGCCGAAGTCGGCTCGTCCATAATCAGCAC
It encodes:
- a CDS encoding iron-containing alcohol dehydrogenase produces the protein MFNFDFYNPTRVLFGANRIGDIGKHIPANARVLITYGGGSAKKYGTLDEVQAALGDRVTFEFGGIEVNPHFDTLMKAVEVVKENKIDFLLAVGGGSVVDGTKFIAAAACYEGDIWPLWSKRQPLARALPLGCVMTLPATGSETNHVAVVTHTGLGQKTGYSDPLLFPKFSVLDPTKTYTLPVTQVANGVVDAFIHVIEQYLTYPVYGKVQDRFAEGIMLTLLEEGPKALHDPENYDVRSAITWSATLALNGLIAVGVPQDWATHRIGHQLTALYGIDHAQTLAILLPSLLQVQRDGKRQKLLQYAERVWNIQTGDEDSRIDAAIAKTREFFELMGLKTQLGALGHPKTAIDDILENLQRFDMLPMGEREDIDFDRAKTILTLSY
- a CDS encoding CsgE family curli-type amyloid fiber assembly protein, whose product is MKSSVIMLLLWGLLSGMGAQAANIKDIRDPGLITDHTVSAVGHDFYRLFTDRWEKIFRKP
- the ycjG gene encoding L-Ala-D/L-Glu epimerase — encoded protein: MRSVRFYPEAWPLHTAFVIARGSRTEARVIVVEIEEDGVVGIGECTPYPRYGESEISVMAELEAISGRIQQGVDRQTLQTLLPAGAARNAIDSALWSLEQQQRGQTLWQLNQMTPLACISMAQTLSIDTPEAMAQAALAHQQNGVTLLKVKLDDHFITERMVAIRSVAPNVSLIVDANESWQSEGLASRCQLLADLGVLMLEQPLAAGHDEALANFIHPLPICADESCHTVDDLAQLVGRYDMVNIKLDKTGGLTGALALASAAKAQGLEVMLGCMLCTSRAVRAALPLTVGAKFIDLDGPTWLSKDVVPGLAFHAGVIDLQATGD
- the csgF gene encoding curli production assembly/transport protein CsgF — protein: MKIFLIALSALLFSPLSWGGNMVFQFVNPNFGGNPNNGSFLLNEANAQNSYKDPDAYDFDTSTPSALDNFSTALQSQLLSGLMGNISQGKPGRLVTQDFIVDVQNTDGQLVMNVTDRSTGKTSTIQVQGLTATN
- the csgC gene encoding curli assembly chaperone CsgC, whose translation is MVSMLIAAVLSQPLWFVHQQQGQRYTVTPMAHLTTECACRVLVRFKKQTQAGSSTSQQQGNIVIAANNDVALSNMQFRLEQGDTAEITVSITDGRQVAFEQRLRLPQ
- the csgG gene encoding curli production assembly/transport protein CsgG, whose amino-acid sequence is MRNAYLLIAALLLGGCVTSAPREAAKPTLLPRAQSYKDLTHLPPAKGRIFVSVYNIQDETGQFKPYPASNFSTAVPQSATAMLVTALKDSKWFIPLERQGLQNLLNERKIIRAAQENGSVAINNARPLSSLIAANILIEGSIIGYESNVKSGGAGARYFGIGASTQYQLDQIAVNLRAVDINTGEVLSSVNTSKTILSYEFQAGVFRFVDYQRLLEGEVGFTTNEPVMLCLMSAIETGVIYMINDGIDRNLWQLQNSADSRSPILDKYKQMQVPMS
- a CDS encoding VCBS domain-containing protein, which gives rise to MVQRWRQNSADRAAVLRHRYSRRPPGAPNCRFIRKARTTWLTQRRLRRRNSLTDINQYGNHNTASTAQQGDRSILTVDQHGNYNYADALQTGDKSKLLISQSGSGNFVTSTQSANSSLVNVEQVGNGNRAYALQR
- the csgD gene encoding biofilm master transcriptional regulator CsgD, which translates into the protein MTPETTPSNKVLLLVTKPSLQSSALLIQLSYKLGINTKLHHINKPLDVPITDEILVIFDIAQADKKMAIHWQTALSQYHAQVKTLLLNAPEDYPFYEIERWPTISAVFYPSTGETQLTDGISSVLRDECYFSPRFTRYLVNQSGQHRYINYEQTGITQRESEILNKLRMGASNHEIAQLLFISENTVKTHLYNLFKKIAVKNRTQAVTWANENLRR